CGGCCTCCTGGTAGCGACCTTCCTCGTAGTCGACGAGGTCCATCTTGTTGATGGCGACGATCATCTCGCCGATGCCCAGCGTGCGGGCCAGGAAGACGTGCTCCTGGGTCTGGGGCTGGACACCGTCGTCCGCGGCGACCACGAGCACGGCGTTGTCCGCCTGGGACGCGCCCGTGATCATGTTCTTGACGAAGTCGCGGTGGCCCGGACAGTCGACGATGGTGAAGAAGTACTCGTCGGTGTCGAACTCCTGGTGGGCGATGTCGATGGTGACACCGCGCTCGCGCTCCTCGGCGAGGTTGTCCATGACGTAGGCGAACTCGAAGCCGCCCTTGCCCTTCTCCTCGGCCTCTTCCTTGTGCTGCTCGATGACGTGCTCGGGGACGCTGCCTGTCTCGTACAGCAGTCGCCCGACGAGCGTGCTCTTCCCGTGGTCGACGTGGCCGATGATGGCCAGGTTCTGGTGCGGTTTGTCGCTCATTGATTATCTCACGCGCAGAGGCGCTATGTGGGATTCTTTTGGCGGTTAGTGTTAAAACCATTTCGATAGCGATTCCACGCGATCCCCGCGCCGTCTTGCGATTTGGCAACCGGTCTCACGGACCACGGGCCGACAGTCGAAAAGCTGGGACGGCTGGTGTCGGGGGTCATCCCAGCTCTTCGACCAGTTCGCGGGCACGACTCTCCCGGACTGCCTCTTCGGCGACCATCCGCGCCGCGACCGCCTCGACGAGTTCGGCCGGAGCGCCGGCCTGCCGGGCGACGTTCTCGGCGTGAAGTTTCATGTGCCCGGCCTGGATACCCTCGTCGACGAGCGCACGCAGGCTCGCCAGGTTCTCCGCAAGGCCGAGCGCCGCGACGACGCCCGCGAACTCGTCGGCCCCCTCGACGTCGAGCACGTCCATCGCCGCGCGGCCGGCAGGGTGGACCGCGGTCGCACCGCCGACCGTCCCGACCTGGACCGGGAGTTCGATGCTGCAGACCAGATCGCCGTCCGCGCCGACCTCGTAGGTCGTGAGCGGCCCGTACCCGTCTCTCGCGGCGTACGCGTGCGCACCCGCTTCGAGCGCGCGCCAGTCGTTGCACGTCGCGACCGCCAGCGCGTCGACGGCGTTCATGATCCCCTTGTTGTGGGTCGCGGCCCGGTAGGGGTCGCCCGCGGCGAACGCCCACGCCTCGACGATCCGGTCCCGGACGGTCTCGCCGTCGAGGCTCGTCTCTCCATCGAGGCCGTCTCCGCGGTCGACGAGCGCGTCGTGCTCGACGCGACACCGCGCGCGCGCCAGCCGGCAGTCGGCCAGGTTCGACAGGACCCGTAGCGAGACGCGGCCACCGGTCGCGTCCGCGACGACGGGCGCGACGGCCTCGCACATCGTGTTCACCGCGTTGGCCCCCATCGCGTCGCACACGTCCACGAGCAGGTGGACGACGACCATCTCGCCGGCGGGCGTGTCGACCACGCGCGCGGTCACGTCCTCGCAGCCGCCCCCGTGGCTCACGAGGACGCCCTGGTCGTCGGCGACGGCCGCGATCTCGTCGGCGCGGTCGAGGACGCGCTGGCGCGCCGCGGTGGGGTCGGCCACGTTCGCGACCTGGACCTGCCCGATCATGTACGGTCCGTCGGTGTCCGTGGTGAAACCGCCGGTCGAGCGAGCCAGCAGCGCGCCCTTCGAGGCGGCGGCGACCACGCTCGACTCCTCGACGGCCATCGGAACGAGGACGTCTTCGCCGTCGACGACGAAGTTCGTCGCGACGCTCAGCGGATAGGAGACGCTCCCGACGACGTTCTCGCTCAGTCCGTCGACCGTCTCGGCCACCTCGTCGTCGGCATCGAGCGCATCGACCGCGTCGTCGTCGAGCCCACAGCGGTCCGCGACGGTCGCGAGGCGATCGGAGCGATCGCGCACGTAGAATTCGGGGATTCGCGAGTTCATGGCCGCCAGAACAGACGGGTCCGCATAGGGCGTTTCGGTCGACTGACAGCCTGCGACGGAGCCGGCGAGTCGTCGGCTATCGCCCCGGCAGCCGACCCACGTCGGCCAGCACCGCACTCGCGGTTTCGGGACCGCCCGCGCCGCGCCCGGAGATGTTGAGCTGGCCGGCGTGCTCGGTCTCCAGCTGGACGATGTTCTCGGTGCCCGTCACGGCGAGGGTGCCGTTTTCGGGGACGAGGCGCGGGCCGACGCGCACCTCGCCGGCGGGGGTGACTTCGCCGATGAGCCGGACGGTGCGGCCGTCCTCGGTCGCCAGGTCGAGGGCGCTCCCGGGGATGTCCTCGATGCCCTGGACCTCGGCGTCGTCGAGCGTGTACTCGCGGCCGTTGCCCGCGAGGACGTTCGCGACGATGACGCACTTCAGCGCGGCGTCGGTTCCCTCCACGTCGAAGGCCGGGTCGGCCTCGGCGACGCCCAGGTCCTGGGCCTCCGCGAGGACGTGCTCGTAGTCGAGCCCCTCGGCGGCCATCCGGGTGAGGATGAAGTTCGCCGTCCCGTTGAGGACCCCGCGGGCGGCCGTGATGTGGTCGGAGTCGAAGTCGGCGATCGTCGAGAGGACCGGCATCGCGCCGCCGACTGTCGCCTCAAACAGCACCTGCCCGTCGCTCTGGTCCTCCAGTTCGCGCACCTCGGCGTAGCGCTCGGCGACCGGTCCCTTGTTGGCGAGGACGACGTGGCGGTCGCGTTCGAGCGCGGTCCGGACGTGACCGAAGCCTGGCTGGGCGTCGCCGAGCGTCGTCGGCGTCGCCTCGACGAGGACGTCGTACGCGCCGTCCAGTGCGGCGTCGGGATCGTCGCCGCCAACGGCGCCGTCGGTCCGTTTCGAGTCGAGGGCTGCGGTCACGTCGATCCCCTCGGGGTCGACCGCGGCCGACGAGGAGTCGGCGAGCGCGGTGACGGTGTGGCCGTAGTCGGCGGCCAGCTCCGCGACGGAAGCGCCGACGGCGCCGGCGCCCAGTACCGCGAGTCTCACGCCCCATCACCTACCGTGAGCGGCTCGACCAGACGCAGGTCCTTTTCCGCGGCGATGTCGCGCACGGCGGTGAGCGTCGAGTCGGTCTTTCCCTCCTCGGTGGCCAGTCGCAGGCGCGCGCTCGAGACGTCCTCGGTCCCCTCCGGCGCCGACAGCGAGAGGTCCGTCACCGTCGCCTCGGTCGTCTCGCGGATGCGCGAGAGGGTGTTCGAGAGGTCGCTGTCGACGATGTGGCCCGAGAGGACGATCGTCAGCGACTCGCTGTAGTGTTGGGCCCCGGCCTGGATGACGTTGATACCGGCGTCGCGGAGCGCGTCGACGATCTCCTCGAAGCGCTCGGGGGTGGCCTCCAGGTCGACCTCGACGGGGATGTGCCCGCGCGGCGTGAGGTTGCCCCGCTCGTGGAAGATCGAGAGGAG
This DNA window, taken from Halosimplex litoreum, encodes the following:
- a CDS encoding amino acid-binding protein; translated protein: MSDSTDEVRAYTVRLELVDEPGELLRALHPIADNGGNLLSIFHERGNLTPRGHIPVEVDLEATPERFEEIVDALRDAGINVIQAGAQHYSESLTIVLSGHIVDSDLSNTLSRIRETTEATVTDLSLSAPEGTEDVSSARLRLATEEGKTDSTLTAVRDIAAEKDLRLVEPLTVGDGA
- a CDS encoding hydroxymethylglutaryl-CoA reductase, degradative translates to MNSRIPEFYVRDRSDRLATVADRCGLDDDAVDALDADDEVAETVDGLSENVVGSVSYPLSVATNFVVDGEDVLVPMAVEESSVVAAASKGALLARSTGGFTTDTDGPYMIGQVQVANVADPTAARQRVLDRADEIAAVADDQGVLVSHGGGCEDVTARVVDTPAGEMVVVHLLVDVCDAMGANAVNTMCEAVAPVVADATGGRVSLRVLSNLADCRLARARCRVEHDALVDRGDGLDGETSLDGETVRDRIVEAWAFAAGDPYRAATHNKGIMNAVDALAVATCNDWRALEAGAHAYAARDGYGPLTTYEVGADGDLVCSIELPVQVGTVGGATAVHPAGRAAMDVLDVEGADEFAGVVAALGLAENLASLRALVDEGIQAGHMKLHAENVARQAGAPAELVEAVAARMVAEEAVRESRARELVEELG
- a CDS encoding homoserine dehydrogenase, coding for MRLAVLGAGAVGASVAELAADYGHTVTALADSSSAAVDPEGIDVTAALDSKRTDGAVGGDDPDAALDGAYDVLVEATPTTLGDAQPGFGHVRTALERDRHVVLANKGPVAERYAEVRELEDQSDGQVLFEATVGGAMPVLSTIADFDSDHITAARGVLNGTANFILTRMAAEGLDYEHVLAEAQDLGVAEADPAFDVEGTDAALKCVIVANVLAGNGREYTLDDAEVQGIEDIPGSALDLATEDGRTVRLIGEVTPAGEVRVGPRLVPENGTLAVTGTENIVQLETEHAGQLNISGRGAGGPETASAVLADVGRLPGR